In Nisaea acidiphila, the DNA window CGGGCCGCATACAGATATCGACTACAAACTATTGACCCTTTTGATCTACCTTCCGGACGATGACAGTTTGTCGGAATTCGGAACGTCATTGTACGAGCCCAAATTCCCCGATCGCCAATATAGTTCCAGCGGACACCATGCCCGTGACGAGTTCGAACTCGTCGGTACGGTGCCGTTTCTGCCGAATACGGTTTTCATGTTTCCCCGCACCGACAGATCTTTCCATGGTGTCGAGACCTTCGCCGCGCCGCAGTCCAAGCGGAAACTGATTGTCTATAATATTTACCTACGGTGATAGTCCGAGGAGGAGTTGGTGTCGGGTCAAAGTATCGGTCCTCGATACAATATCGAGTTTCCGTTGGCGGATGGACGCCGCCTCATCAAGGATCAGGACGGCAGGTCACGAGTAACGATGCCTGTGTCCTTCGATGCTGACGGACTGCGGACCGAGCATTCTTCGTCTTTCCTGTCGTCGGAAAAGTTCCGGGAAGCCTATTCGGCCGGGGCCAATACGGGGCATCGCATCTGTCCGCCGGAACACCTTCACATCGAATGGCGGGTCTATATCTGCTGCTGGGCTGCGACGCAGGCACTTAGCCTCGCGGGAGACTTTGTCGAATGTGGTGTGAGTACGGGAATCACGTCCCGGGCGGTTGCTGAATACTGCGATTTCGGTACGGCAGAGAAGACGTTCTACCTTTTCGATACATTCGCGGGCGTTCCCTTGGACCAGGCCGCTGACGATGAAGTCGCTTTGAGCGAAAGCAAAAACCAGCGGCATTATTTCGACAGTTACTCCTTGGTACTCGAGAGCTTCAAAGACTTCCCGAATGTCGAGGTCGTCAAAGGAAAGGTTCCCGAGAGCCTGGAAACCGTTCCTTTTGGCGCTGTGGCATTCCTTCATGTCGACATGAATATCGCATATCCCGAAGTCGCCGCTCTCGAGCATTTCTGGCCATTGCTATCGCCGGGCGCACCGGTCGTGCTGGACGATTACGGGTCGCAGGCTCACGTGTCGCAGAAGTCCGCGATCGACGACTGGGCGACCCGGAGCGGAGCAAACATTCTGCTCTTGCCGACAGGCCAAGGGCTGATCATCCGCTGACGGCAAGCGTCAGGCAGTTCCGATCAGGCGTTTCCTCGCGAGAGCGACGAAAGCACCGCGTCGGTCACCTCGCGAGTCGTGGCCTTCCCGCCGAGATCGCGCGGAAGTACGTTGCCTTCGGCAGTCACACGTTCAATCGCGGCCATCAATCTGCCGGCTGCAGCCCGTTCCCCGAGATGGTCGAGCAACATGGCGCTGCTCCAGAACGTGCCGATCGGATTGGCAACGCCCTTGCCGGTAATGTCGAAGGCCGAACCGTGGATCGGCTCGAACATTGACGGCATGTCGCGTTCCGGCCGGAGGTTGCCGGTCGGCGCAATTCCGAGCGAGCCGGTCAGGGCTGCGGCGAGATCGGAGAGTACATCCGCATGCAGATTGGTCGCGACGATGGTGTCGAGGCTCTTGGGATCCAGCACCATGCGCGTGGTCATCGCGTCGACCAGCATCTTATCGGTCTCGACATCCGGATAGTCGCCGCGAATCCGTTCGAAGATGCTGTCCCAGAACACCATGCCGTGTCGCTGGGCATTGGATTTCGTGACCAGCGTGAGTTTCTTGCGGGGTCTGGAACGTGCGAGTTCGAAAGCGAAGCGCTGGATTCGCTCCACGCCGGGGCGGGTAAATATGGCGACGTCGAGACCGACTTCCTCCGGCAATCCGACATGGACCCGGCCGCCGGCGCCGGCATATTCACCCTCGGAATTCTCCCGCACGATGACCCAGTCCAGCTCTTCCGATCCGACATTCGCGAGCGGGCCGGTAATTCCCGGGAGCAGCCGGGCAGGGCGGACGTTCGCATATTGGTCCAAGGTCTGGCAGATCTTCAGGCGCAGGCCCCAAAGCGTGACGTGGTCCGGAATCTTCGGGTCGCCGGCCGATCCGAAAAGGATGGCGTCGAACGCACGCAGGGTGTCGACACCGTCCTCGGGCATCATTTCCCCGTGCGCACGGTAATAGTCGCCACCCCAAGGGAAATGCTCGAAATCTAGAGCGAAGCCGGGTTCCGTCGCAGCCACAGCCTGGAGAACCTCCACGCCTGCATCGATTACTTCCGGGCCGATTCCGTCGCCGGGGACGGCGGCAACTTTGAATTGCTTCATGGTTTTTGTTCGGCCGGACCTGATCCGGCCGCTCCCTTGAGTTCCTGCGGAGTCACCGCGTGACATTTCCGAAAACACTAACGCCTGGACCTGCGTCAGCGCTTCGTCATTTCACATGCCGGAGGATATTGGGAGCGAAGTCAGGCCAAAGGCAAAGCAATCCGGAAACCGGCGCCGCCGAGCTCGCTCTGGTGATATTCGAAGGTGCCTTGGTGCTCTTCGACAATGATGCGCTGGCAAATCGCTAGGCCCTGCCCGGTCCCCTTGCCGGGAGCCTTTGTCGTGAAGAAAGGATCAAAAATCCGATCGATTAGCTCCTCCGGAACGCCGGGACCAGTGTCTTCAATCACGATCGAAACTTCCCGTTCGTCAGCGCCGACCTCAACCCTGATGCGATCCGCTATGGCCGCGTTCTGATCCCGGCTTTCCGCTATGGCTTGGGCGGAATTCACGATCAGATTCAGCAGCACTTGCTTGATGCCGTCAGATCGTACCGGGACAAGCGGGATGTCGTTCGGCGGCTCGAATTCGAGAGTAGCCACATATTTCCACTCGTTTCTGGAGATCACCGTGGCGCTTGAAATTAGGTCGACGATGTTTGCGGGCTCCCGCTTTTCGCCGCTCGGATGGCTGTAGAGACGCACAGCGTTAACAATGCTCGCGATCTGGCTGGTTCCTTCGAGCGCCTGCTGAATCGCACGCGGCACCTCCTCGCGGAGAAATTCGATGTCGAACTGATCGGAAATACCGGCGAGCGCTTCCGTGTGCTCAGGCACGCTTTCGATTTTTTCGGACACGGCATCGAAGGCTCCGAGCACATCCTCGAACCCGTCTTGGAGGAACCGCAAATTGTCCGAGATGTATTGGGTCGGCGTGTTGATTTCGTGCGCGATACCGCCGGCGAGCGTGCCGAGGGCCTCCTGCTTGTTAGCAACCATCAACTGCTGCTCTAGTTGCCGGCGGGAAGAGATATCGCGGATATTGATCGGACGTCCCATAGAGGAAAGCGGTTCCGATTTGATCACAAGGATTCTGCCGTCCCTCATCGTCAATTCGACGACCCCCTGGTCCAATATTGTCTGCAGGATCCCCTCATCGCCGTTTATAATATCGCCGTGTTCGCCGCGGACCTGGACTGGCTCGCAAGCTTTAATGAGGTCGGTCAAGGACTGATCCTTGATGTCCGTTTTGGGCGTGATCTCCAGATGATTGAGAACGGCCGCGTTCCAGAACACCATTTCGCAATCCATTCCGAGGATCGCGAAACCGTCCCTCATGATCGAGAGGGTTTCCTTGAGCATGCGCAAATTACGCTCGGCGAATTCGCGGGCGTGGAACAGCTCAAGGCTTTTCGTTTCAAGAACCTGTTCGGCTTCTTCGCGCGCCTTGATTTCTCGATCCAGTTTCCGCTGCAGCAGTTCGGCGTA includes these proteins:
- a CDS encoding tartrate dehydrogenase: MKQFKVAAVPGDGIGPEVIDAGVEVLQAVAATEPGFALDFEHFPWGGDYYRAHGEMMPEDGVDTLRAFDAILFGSAGDPKIPDHVTLWGLRLKICQTLDQYANVRPARLLPGITGPLANVGSEELDWVIVRENSEGEYAGAGGRVHVGLPEEVGLDVAIFTRPGVERIQRFAFELARSRPRKKLTLVTKSNAQRHGMVFWDSIFERIRGDYPDVETDKMLVDAMTTRMVLDPKSLDTIVATNLHADVLSDLAAALTGSLGIAPTGNLRPERDMPSMFEPIHGSAFDITGKGVANPIGTFWSSAMLLDHLGERAAAGRLMAAIERVTAEGNVLPRDLGGKATTREVTDAVLSSLSRGNA
- a CDS encoding TylF/MycF family methyltransferase; protein product: MSGQSIGPRYNIEFPLADGRRLIKDQDGRSRVTMPVSFDADGLRTEHSSSFLSSEKFREAYSAGANTGHRICPPEHLHIEWRVYICCWAATQALSLAGDFVECGVSTGITSRAVAEYCDFGTAEKTFYLFDTFAGVPLDQAADDEVALSESKNQRHYFDSYSLVLESFKDFPNVEVVKGKVPESLETVPFGAVAFLHVDMNIAYPEVAALEHFWPLLSPGAPVVLDDYGSQAHVSQKSAIDDWATRSGANILLLPTGQGLIIR
- a CDS encoding sensor histidine kinase — encoded protein: MESPNTMDPAAYAELLQRKLDREIKAREEAEQVLETKSLELFHAREFAERNLRMLKETLSIMRDGFAILGMDCEMVFWNAAVLNHLEITPKTDIKDQSLTDLIKACEPVQVRGEHGDIINGDEGILQTILDQGVVELTMRDGRILVIKSEPLSSMGRPINIRDISSRRQLEQQLMVANKQEALGTLAGGIAHEINTPTQYISDNLRFLQDGFEDVLGAFDAVSEKIESVPEHTEALAGISDQFDIEFLREEVPRAIQQALEGTSQIASIVNAVRLYSHPSGEKREPANIVDLISSATVISRNEWKYVATLEFEPPNDIPLVPVRSDGIKQVLLNLIVNSAQAIAESRDQNAAIADRIRVEVGADEREVSIVIEDTGPGVPEELIDRIFDPFFTTKAPGKGTGQGLAICQRIIVEEHQGTFEYHQSELGGAGFRIALPLA